A stretch of the Tannerella serpentiformis genome encodes the following:
- a CDS encoding MalY/PatB family protein yields MSTYNFDKVIDRRGTGALKLEALQPRYGNAHLLPLWVADMDFENPHFITDALRRRLEHSLFGYTVEPPDYRPTIIRWINEHHHWDVRPEWLAYIPGIVKGIGMAINVFLRPDEKVVIQPPVYHPFRLTPEGNDREVVHNPLLPLEDGRYAMDLDGLDRLLDTDPKCRMLLLSNPHNPAGIVWSPETLRRLADICHRRGVLVISDEIHADMTLYGHRHTPFATVSDAAAACSITFGAPSKTFNIAGIVSSYAIVPNDTLRRRFYRWLSANELDEPTLFAPIATIAAYRYGEPWRRAMLGYVEANIDYLIDYFARHLPAIRPLRPEASFLVWLDCRGLNLDHDALIDLFVRRAHLALNDGQMFGPGGEGYMRINVGTPRAILSEALERLRHAVDGQ; encoded by the coding sequence ATGTCCACCTATAATTTCGACAAAGTCATCGACCGCCGTGGTACCGGCGCACTCAAACTCGAAGCCCTCCAACCGCGCTACGGCAACGCCCACCTGCTGCCCCTTTGGGTGGCCGACATGGACTTCGAGAACCCGCACTTCATCACCGACGCCCTCCGCCGGCGCCTCGAGCACTCCCTCTTCGGCTACACCGTCGAGCCGCCCGACTATCGCCCCACCATCATCCGCTGGATCAACGAGCACCACCACTGGGACGTTCGCCCTGAGTGGCTCGCCTACATCCCCGGCATCGTCAAGGGCATCGGTATGGCCATCAACGTCTTCCTCCGACCCGACGAGAAAGTCGTCATCCAGCCGCCCGTCTACCATCCCTTCCGCCTCACCCCCGAGGGCAACGACCGCGAGGTGGTCCACAACCCACTCCTCCCGCTCGAGGATGGTCGTTACGCCATGGACCTCGACGGCCTGGACCGTCTCTTAGACACCGATCCCAAGTGCCGCATGCTCCTGCTCAGTAATCCGCACAACCCCGCCGGCATCGTCTGGAGCCCCGAGACACTCCGCCGCTTGGCCGACATCTGCCACCGCCGCGGCGTCCTCGTCATCTCCGACGAGATCCACGCTGACATGACCCTCTACGGCCACCGCCACACGCCCTTCGCCACCGTCTCCGACGCGGCCGCGGCGTGCAGCATCACCTTCGGCGCCCCCTCGAAGACGTTCAACATCGCCGGCATCGTCAGCTCCTACGCCATCGTGCCGAACGACACCCTCCGCCGCCGCTTCTACCGCTGGCTCTCGGCCAACGAGCTTGACGAGCCGACCCTCTTCGCGCCCATCGCCACCATCGCCGCCTATCGCTACGGCGAACCCTGGCGCCGCGCCATGCTCGGCTACGTGGAGGCCAACATCGACTACCTGATCGACTACTTCGCGCGCCACCTGCCCGCCATCCGCCCGCTGCGTCCCGAAGCCTCGTTCCTCGTTTGGCTCGACTGCCGCGGCCTCAACCTCGATCACGACGCCCTCATCGACCTCTTCGTCCGCCGCGCTCACCTCGCCCTCAACGACGGCCAGATGTTCGGCCCCGGTGGCGAAGGCTACATGCGCATCAACGTCGGCACCCCCCGCGCCATCCTCAGCGAGGCCCTCGAGCGCCTCCGCCACGCCGTAGACGGTCAATGA